One stretch of Cohnella algarum DNA includes these proteins:
- a CDS encoding ABC transporter ATP-binding protein translates to MTNSGLLVELDDVGKVYPGGNVAIQNASLHAKEGEFLSFVGPSGCGKSTIFNMIAGLTGQTSGQLSVLGTDPREARKKNEVAFVFQEHSLLPWATLVDNVAMPLKLRGVSRRERTEYSVRVLELVGLKDYVRALPGHLSGGMKMRVSIARALVARPRLLLMDEPFGALDEITRQTLQNELLRIWRQSDRMSVLFITHNVFEAVYLSTRVIVMTPRPGKISQVIDIDAPFPREEAFRTTPEFGEYVRRVSEALQH, encoded by the coding sequence ATGACAAACAGCGGTCTGCTGGTAGAGCTTGACGATGTAGGAAAAGTGTATCCGGGCGGAAACGTCGCGATCCAGAACGCATCCCTGCATGCCAAGGAGGGAGAATTCCTGAGCTTTGTCGGTCCTTCCGGCTGCGGCAAATCAACGATTTTCAATATGATCGCAGGCTTGACTGGCCAAACTTCGGGACAATTGTCCGTCCTGGGCACGGACCCGCGGGAAGCTCGGAAAAAAAACGAGGTGGCCTTTGTGTTCCAGGAGCATTCCCTGCTGCCTTGGGCGACGCTGGTCGACAATGTGGCGATGCCGCTCAAGCTTCGGGGCGTCTCCCGCAGGGAGCGGACGGAGTACTCCGTGCGTGTGCTTGAGCTGGTAGGGTTGAAGGATTATGTCAGAGCCCTCCCGGGTCACCTGTCGGGCGGCATGAAGATGAGGGTTTCCATTGCCAGAGCCCTCGTCGCCCGGCCGCGCCTGTTATTGATGGACGAGCCGTTCGGAGCGCTCGACGAAATTACACGCCAGACGCTCCAGAACGAGTTGCTCCGCATTTGGCGGCAGAGCGATCGCATGTCGGTGCTGTTTATTACGCATAACGTGTTCGAGGCGGTCTACCTCTCGACGAGGGTAATCGTCATGACGCCCCGTCCGGGCAAAATCTCGCAGGTCATCGACATCGACGCGCCGTTTCCGCGG
- a CDS encoding nucleoside hydrolase — MKRLLIDTDTAGDDVTSLLFALRWPGAKLESITTVHGNIPVDMCTRNALTTVEMWAGERQVPVYEGCARPLLRPRIAASFVHGSDGMGESHFPPPGIKPQSGHAAQAIVEIVNRYPGELEIIAHGPLTNLAVAYMLDPSIAGKVKHLWIMGGARHFQGNITPSAEFNFYADPEAAQMVLQAGFAATTVGWDITCIHSVAGGEHLRELQAIDTPLARFYQQINRSALRFNRELGGIDGITHPDSITTAICLVNEVMTKSARYYAEVECQSGQNRGYYAIDTRPHPEPNPFWKGGEPNVEVCLEADFDLFFRMLKAMLSGDYRGFEAV, encoded by the coding sequence ATGAAACGATTGCTGATCGACACGGACACGGCGGGAGACGATGTCACTTCCTTGTTGTTCGCCTTGCGCTGGCCGGGCGCCAAGCTCGAAAGCATTACTACCGTGCACGGCAACATACCGGTGGACATGTGTACTCGCAATGCTCTGACGACAGTCGAAATGTGGGCGGGAGAACGGCAAGTGCCCGTTTATGAGGGCTGCGCCCGTCCTTTGCTGCGTCCCCGTATTGCGGCATCGTTCGTCCACGGGTCGGATGGAATGGGCGAAAGCCATTTCCCCCCGCCGGGCATCAAGCCGCAGTCCGGGCATGCGGCTCAAGCGATCGTCGAAATAGTCAACCGCTATCCGGGGGAATTGGAAATCATCGCCCATGGGCCGTTAACCAACCTTGCGGTTGCCTATATGCTCGACCCTTCGATCGCCGGCAAAGTGAAGCACTTGTGGATTATGGGAGGCGCCCGGCATTTTCAGGGGAATATTACGCCCTCCGCGGAGTTTAACTTTTACGCCGACCCCGAAGCTGCGCAAATGGTTCTGCAGGCGGGCTTTGCGGCGACGACGGTCGGCTGGGACATCACATGCATACACAGCGTTGCCGGCGGAGAGCATCTGCGGGAGCTGCAAGCGATCGATACGCCGCTCGCCCGTTTTTACCAGCAGATCAACCGCTCCGCCCTCCGGTTCAACCGGGAACTGGGCGGAATCGACGGCATTACCCACCCGGACTCGATCACAACCGCCATTTGCCTAGTCAACGAAGTGATGACGAAGTCGGCTCGCTATTACGCGGAGGTGGAGTGCCAGAGCGGACAAAATCGCGGCTACTATGCGATCGACACGCGTCCCCATCCGGAGCCGAATCCGTTCTGGAAGGGCGGGGAACCGAACGTCGAGGTGTGTCTCGAAGCGGATTTCGACCTGTTTTTCCGGATGTTGAAAGCGATGCTGTCCGGCGATTACCGCGGGTTTGAAGCCGTTTAA
- a CDS encoding GntR family transcriptional regulator has translation MKNHTAPSRVAETRRSIIAIIREERFEDGGRLPSEGRIAGMLGVSRATVRAALGDLEAGGLIHRRHGLGTFVNPVAARIHARLDAWVEFKSLIENSGFAADIEVLELEKGPLPPDLARTLNAKPGEASVTVRKLFTADGKPAILCRDIVPLSILPGEGDISKLKSVDTFRFLTEYGLGPVAYGVASLVAKSADGELSSLLGLPEGTPLLSFENIGYAQSDVPLFASSELYCPGLIDFGILRRHLY, from the coding sequence ATGAAAAACCATACGGCCCCTTCCAGAGTAGCCGAGACGCGAAGATCGATCATTGCCATCATCCGGGAGGAGCGGTTCGAAGACGGTGGAAGATTGCCCTCCGAGGGCCGGATCGCCGGCATGCTCGGCGTCAGCCGCGCGACGGTGAGGGCAGCCTTGGGCGATCTCGAAGCGGGAGGGCTGATCCATCGCCGTCATGGGCTCGGAACGTTCGTCAATCCTGTCGCGGCCCGTATTCACGCCCGGCTTGATGCCTGGGTGGAATTCAAATCGTTGATCGAGAATTCCGGGTTCGCGGCGGACATCGAGGTGCTGGAGCTGGAAAAGGGCCCGCTGCCGCCCGACCTTGCCCGAACGTTGAACGCGAAGCCGGGAGAAGCGTCGGTAACGGTTCGCAAGCTGTTTACGGCGGACGGCAAGCCGGCCATCTTATGCCGCGACATTGTGCCGCTGTCCATCCTTCCGGGGGAAGGCGACATTTCCAAGCTGAAATCAGTCGATACGTTCCGCTTTTTGACGGAGTACGGCCTCGGCCCGGTTGCCTACGGAGTCGCCAGCCTTGTCGCCAAGAGCGCGGACGGCGAGCTGTCCAGTCTGCTCGGATTGCCGGAAGGCACGCCCCTGCTTTCGTTCGAGAACATCGGCTATGCCCAATCCGACGTTCCCCTGTTCGCTTCGAGCGAACTTTACTGCCCGGGCCTCATCGATTTCGGCATTTTGCGCCGCCATTTATATTGA
- a CDS encoding amidohydrolase family protein has translation MDKNVRLIEERHETADGRVHVWIGLEHLAYCTEDAYKQAAKLAEKYGVGIHTHGEESKRMARDLHDKFGVWPVELFHRRGILGPRTVLAHCVWMEEAELDLLQKTGTSVAHCPVSNLKLASGISPVAAMLERGINVGIGTDGVKENNNLDMLEEMKFVPLLQKVSRLDARVMKAGEVLRMATMGGAKALGLDREIGSLEIGKKADIIVVDFKKPHLAPFLTGKYDNIVSNLVYSASGQDVDTVMVDGKLLVEGKRLLTGNVEAIMADAQQAVEELLARREAFVPKEFVFPSSRL, from the coding sequence ATGGACAAAAACGTCCGACTGATCGAAGAGCGGCACGAAACGGCGGACGGGCGCGTGCATGTCTGGATCGGACTGGAGCACCTGGCCTATTGCACCGAAGACGCATATAAGCAAGCGGCAAAGCTGGCCGAAAAGTACGGCGTCGGCATCCATACCCACGGAGAAGAATCAAAGCGGATGGCGCGGGATCTGCACGACAAGTTCGGCGTTTGGCCGGTCGAACTGTTTCATCGCAGAGGCATTCTCGGACCGCGCACCGTGCTTGCGCACTGCGTCTGGATGGAGGAAGCCGAGCTCGATCTTTTGCAAAAAACGGGCACGTCCGTGGCGCATTGCCCCGTAAGCAATCTGAAGCTCGCTTCCGGCATTTCGCCTGTCGCGGCCATGCTCGAGCGCGGCATCAACGTAGGCATCGGCACCGACGGCGTCAAGGAAAACAACAACCTGGACATGCTGGAGGAAATGAAGTTTGTTCCCTTGCTGCAAAAGGTCAGCCGCCTGGACGCCCGAGTGATGAAGGCCGGGGAGGTGCTGCGGATGGCCACGATGGGCGGAGCGAAGGCATTGGGGCTGGACAGGGAGATCGGGTCGCTGGAAATCGGCAAAAAGGCGGACATCATCGTCGTCGACTTCAAAAAGCCGCATTTGGCCCCGTTTCTGACCGGCAAGTACGACAATATCGTCAGCAATCTGGTTTACTCCGCAAGCGGCCAGGACGTGGACACGGTCATGGTGGACGGCAAGCTGCTCGTCGAGGGAAAGCGCCTGCTCACCGGCAATGTGGAGGCGATTATGGCGGACGCCCAACAAGCGGTCGAAGAACTGCTTGCCAGAAGGGAAGCTTTCGTGCCGAAAGAGTTTGTTTTTCCGAGTTCGCGCTTGTAA
- a CDS encoding amidohydrolase family protein, which translates to MKKDYLITGGTVLTVNSTNDIWHDGAVLVSGGRIADIGPSAELSVKYAGADVIDAAGKAVLPGLVNLHLHSGLIRGTAEDMPVFEWLAKHVDPKHRALTEPEAHAASMLCYAESLLAGTTTVLDMYRYMHRSADAAETLGMRAVLSPYVADNPPTSTLNRWTKTSD; encoded by the coding sequence ATGAAAAAAGACTATTTGATTACGGGAGGAACCGTGCTTACCGTAAACTCCACGAACGATATCTGGCATGACGGCGCGGTTCTGGTAAGCGGCGGACGCATTGCGGATATCGGTCCTTCGGCAGAGCTTTCAGTCAAATACGCGGGAGCGGACGTTATCGACGCCGCAGGCAAGGCTGTTCTTCCGGGTCTCGTTAATCTGCACCTGCACTCCGGGCTGATCCGGGGAACGGCGGAGGACATGCCGGTATTCGAATGGCTGGCCAAGCACGTCGACCCGAAGCATCGGGCGCTGACGGAGCCGGAAGCGCACGCCGCCTCCATGTTGTGTTACGCGGAATCGCTCCTTGCCGGAACGACGACGGTGCTGGATATGTACCGGTACATGCACCGGAGCGCGGACGCCGCGGAGACGCTCGGCATGCGGGCGGTACTGTCTCCCTACGTGGCCGACAATCCCCCTACCTCTACTTTGAATCGATGGACAAAAACGTCCGACTGA
- a CDS encoding ABC transporter substrate-binding protein produces the protein MGNRLFICMISLVLVGALTACGGNRSGGVSQASSSASGEAESPAAPSEIPSELTKVAQVTNWYAEAEHGGQYAAMKMNYYKEAGLDMTLDPGGPQISGVQLVASGKYQFAMASADQVLLARQEGLPIVAVASIFQKSPMVFFSHKGDSIADPEDLNGRTIYLTPGIGYWEYIKKKFAPRDVKEIAYTGSMATFMTDKGSANQGFVTSEGYSLLSSGFEFEAVPISDLSGFNPYSMLLVTSEQYISENPEIVKAFVEASKKGWDYYKDNYKEMNEYIRTFNEESPIEMFDYSAEASRDYIYGGDAAEHGVLYMSDERWSTLKDQMAEAGLIDTSLDVSKAYTTEFLPQN, from the coding sequence GTGGGAAACAGGCTTTTTATTTGCATGATTTCGCTTGTGCTTGTCGGCGCTTTGACTGCCTGCGGAGGGAACCGAAGCGGAGGAGTCTCGCAGGCTTCGTCGAGCGCTTCGGGAGAAGCGGAATCGCCGGCCGCCCCAAGCGAAATTCCGTCGGAATTGACGAAGGTCGCGCAGGTGACGAACTGGTATGCGGAAGCGGAGCACGGGGGACAGTACGCCGCCATGAAAATGAACTATTACAAGGAAGCGGGACTGGATATGACGCTGGATCCCGGAGGCCCGCAAATTTCCGGCGTCCAGTTGGTGGCCTCGGGCAAGTACCAATTTGCGATGGCAAGCGCGGACCAGGTTCTTCTCGCCAGACAGGAGGGGCTGCCCATCGTGGCGGTGGCATCAATTTTCCAAAAAAGCCCGATGGTGTTCTTCAGCCATAAAGGCGATTCGATCGCCGATCCCGAGGATTTGAACGGCCGGACAATCTACCTGACGCCGGGCATCGGGTACTGGGAGTATATCAAGAAAAAATTCGCCCCCCGGGACGTGAAGGAAATCGCTTATACCGGCTCGATGGCGACATTTATGACCGATAAAGGTTCGGCGAACCAGGGCTTTGTTACAAGCGAGGGCTACAGCCTGCTATCGTCGGGGTTCGAATTCGAAGCCGTTCCGATATCCGATTTATCCGGCTTTAATCCGTACTCGATGCTGCTTGTGACGTCGGAGCAATATATCTCGGAAAATCCGGAGATCGTCAAAGCCTTCGTGGAGGCGTCGAAAAAAGGCTGGGATTACTACAAGGACAATTACAAGGAAATGAACGAGTACATCCGGACCTTCAACGAGGAGTCGCCGATCGAGATGTTCGACTACAGCGCCGAAGCTTCACGGGATTATATTTACGGGGGCGACGCGGCGGAGCATGGCGTCTTGTACATGAGCGACGAACGCTGGAGCACGCTGAAAGACCAAATGGCGGAAGCCGGGCTGATCGATACGTCTCTGGACGTGAGCAAGGCCTATACGACGGAATTTTTACCCCAAAACTAA
- a CDS encoding transposase: MLSKNRLGAAPKINFRPELTNCPHCGVKLKRSHTAWNKKITTLTGVIHAWSMAYMCPNASCVHTGVAYKSAEAEMLSMKYSSYGYDVLGLVGELRFKQHRTCKEIAELLNERGIVASERYAQTLYERYQTLLAASLDEHVRQSLAETTAQNGGIILSMDGVQPEKGNEMLYVIREVFSGTVLAAQNMKSGAAGELRSLIEPIIELGFPVVGIVSDGQVSIRQAFETLLPDVPYQYCQYHYLKDIAKPVVDADRKLKMELKKSMRGLREVERKIEQVEKNAVEAAQANEGVATDTSCVRAETIASEAQVAKGYVAAVRALLLEDGEPPLKLPGMLIYERAQAIQASLARCLTKKRASSPPRSGQNFQQT; the protein is encoded by the coding sequence ATGCTTTCGAAAAATCGCCTCGGCGCCGCGCCGAAAATCAATTTCCGACCCGAGTTGACTAACTGCCCGCATTGCGGGGTCAAGCTTAAGCGATCCCATACCGCCTGGAACAAAAAAATCACTACACTAACTGGTGTTATTCATGCCTGGAGCATGGCCTACATGTGTCCTAATGCAAGCTGCGTTCACACAGGCGTAGCCTATAAATCAGCGGAAGCCGAAATGCTGAGCATGAAGTATTCTTCTTATGGCTACGATGTGCTCGGCCTCGTTGGGGAGTTGCGTTTTAAGCAGCACCGCACGTGTAAAGAGATTGCAGAGTTGCTAAACGAGCGCGGGATTGTAGCTAGTGAGCGATATGCGCAAACACTCTATGAACGCTATCAAACCCTGCTGGCGGCCAGTCTTGACGAGCATGTAAGACAAAGCTTGGCGGAAACCACGGCACAAAATGGCGGCATCATTCTCTCCATGGACGGCGTCCAGCCGGAAAAAGGAAATGAGATGCTCTATGTCATTCGAGAGGTGTTCAGTGGCACAGTTTTGGCGGCTCAGAACATGAAAAGCGGAGCCGCTGGCGAATTACGCAGCCTCATCGAGCCAATTATTGAGTTGGGCTTCCCCGTCGTCGGAATCGTCAGTGACGGACAAGTTTCCATTCGTCAGGCATTCGAAACGCTTCTGCCGGATGTGCCGTATCAGTACTGCCAGTACCACTACCTTAAAGATATTGCCAAACCTGTTGTAGATGCGGATCGCAAACTCAAGATGGAGCTAAAGAAGAGCATGCGCGGCTTGCGGGAAGTCGAAAGGAAGATCGAGCAAGTTGAGAAGAATGCCGTGGAAGCTGCTCAAGCAAACGAAGGCGTAGCCACAGACACTTCATGTGTTAGGGCGGAAACCATTGCAAGCGAAGCGCAGGTTGCAAAAGGTTATGTCGCTGCGGTTCGCGCTCTGCTTCTGGAGGACGGGGAACCGCCGCTCAAATTGCCCGGGATGCTTATTTATGAACGAGCTCAAGCCATACAGGCGTCGCTTGCGCGGTGCTTGACTAAAAAAAGAGCCTCATCTCCTCCAAGGTCTGGTCAGAATTTTCAGCAAACTTGA
- a CDS encoding AI-2E family transporter — translation MEALRTFFAQTGVRRILFLLLVVLLLFSLRHMLNLLLLLFLVTFVMGRLQSLVTKGLNRFFPVSSTVVVVLLYVLIAGGLVYGITNYVPKIISQVSDLILSIERFLTTPNSNEIVQKMIDALEKGDVDYQAYFGSAIHYIGKLGKWLEIILIVLILSFFYLLQRGKIVKFTEKFRTSKISWVYSEFEYFSRKFTSSFGKVIEVQLLIAVFNTAFTMIGLWIMGFPYLFALTIMVFLLSLIPVAGVVISFIPIGIIGYQVGGFSLVLWTVVMILAIHAVETYFLNPRLYAHKTKLPMFYTFIILIFSQHYMGIWGLIIGIPIFMFLLDLLEVDQSETKA, via the coding sequence ATGGAAGCGCTGCGAACGTTTTTTGCCCAGACCGGGGTTCGAAGGATTTTATTTCTTTTGCTTGTCGTGTTGCTGCTGTTCAGTCTTCGCCATATGCTTAACCTGCTCCTGCTTCTGTTCCTCGTGACGTTCGTCATGGGCCGTTTGCAAAGCCTGGTTACGAAAGGCCTCAACCGCTTCTTTCCGGTATCGTCCACCGTGGTCGTCGTCCTGCTGTACGTGCTGATCGCCGGAGGGCTTGTCTACGGAATCACGAATTACGTCCCGAAAATCATCAGCCAGGTCAGCGATTTGATTCTGAGCATCGAACGGTTTTTGACGACGCCGAACAGCAACGAGATCGTTCAGAAGATGATCGACGCCCTGGAAAAGGGAGACGTGGACTATCAGGCATACTTTGGAAGCGCCATCCACTACATCGGGAAGCTCGGCAAGTGGCTGGAAATCATTCTGATCGTCCTGATTTTAAGCTTTTTTTATTTGCTGCAGCGGGGCAAGATCGTCAAATTTACGGAAAAGTTCCGCACGAGCAAAATCAGCTGGGTGTACAGCGAATTCGAATATTTCAGCCGGAAGTTCACCTCGTCCTTCGGCAAAGTGATCGAAGTGCAGCTCCTCATCGCCGTTTTCAACACCGCGTTTACGATGATCGGCTTATGGATTATGGGATTCCCTTATTTGTTCGCGCTGACGATCATGGTGTTTCTGCTCAGCCTCATTCCGGTCGCCGGAGTCGTCATTTCCTTCATCCCGATCGGCATCATCGGTTACCAGGTCGGCGGCTTTTCGCTGGTGCTGTGGACCGTCGTCATGATTTTGGCCATCCACGCGGTGGAAACGTACTTTCTTAACCCCAGGCTCTACGCCCACAAAACGAAGCTTCCGATGTTCTACACGTTCATCATCCTCATATTCTCCCAGCATTATATGGGCATTTGGGGACTGATCATCGGCATTCCGATTTTCATGTTTTTGCTCGATCTGCTCGAAGTGGACCAATCGGAAACGAAAGCTTGA
- a CDS encoding Gfo/Idh/MocA family protein: MEQVRFGIIGMGNMGSGHAASLMAGKIKGVALAAVCEASEARRQSIRETWPELAVFETSRQLFESGLVDAVLIATPHFDHPTNAIAAFDHGLHVLIEKPAGVSVARVRPMNEAAAASGKTFGIMYNQRMNPLYAKVRDLVVSGELGEIRRTNWIITNWYRPQAYYDSGTWRATWAGEGGGVLLNQCPHQLDLWQWTTGLMPARVRAFCHFGKYRNIEVEDEVTAYVEYANGATGVFITTTGETPGTNRYEVIGDRGKLVIEDGKLHYWRLRESEPEFNARNTVSFAAPEVWRVDVGDFGPSPEHVGLMQNFADAILRGTPLVAPGEEGMLGLSISNAMHLSSWQDRWVELPLDENEFERQLQARIDNSVYKRDGVAAGK; encoded by the coding sequence ATGGAACAGGTCCGTTTCGGCATCATCGGAATGGGGAATATGGGAAGCGGCCATGCCGCAAGCCTGATGGCGGGGAAAATCAAGGGAGTCGCGCTCGCGGCGGTTTGCGAAGCCAGCGAGGCCCGCAGGCAGTCGATTCGCGAAACCTGGCCCGAGCTTGCCGTCTTCGAAACGTCCCGGCAGCTGTTCGAATCCGGCTTGGTCGACGCCGTTCTGATCGCGACGCCCCACTTCGATCACCCGACGAACGCCATCGCCGCTTTCGACCATGGGCTGCACGTATTGATCGAAAAGCCGGCGGGCGTTTCCGTGGCGCGCGTGCGTCCGATGAACGAAGCGGCCGCGGCGAGCGGCAAAACGTTCGGCATTATGTACAATCAGCGCATGAACCCCCTTTACGCCAAAGTCCGCGATCTGGTCGTCTCGGGCGAGCTCGGCGAAATCCGCCGCACGAACTGGATCATTACGAACTGGTACCGCCCGCAAGCTTATTACGATTCGGGCACCTGGCGCGCGACGTGGGCCGGCGAAGGCGGCGGCGTCCTGCTTAACCAATGTCCGCACCAGCTGGACCTGTGGCAATGGACGACCGGCCTGATGCCTGCCCGGGTCCGAGCGTTCTGCCATTTCGGCAAGTACCGGAATATCGAGGTGGAAGACGAAGTCACCGCCTATGTGGAATATGCCAACGGAGCGACCGGCGTGTTCATCACGACGACCGGCGAAACGCCGGGAACGAACCGCTACGAGGTGATCGGAGACCGCGGAAAGCTGGTCATCGAAGACGGGAAATTGCACTATTGGCGGCTGCGCGAGTCCGAGCCGGAATTCAACGCGCGAAATACCGTTTCTTTTGCGGCGCCCGAAGTCTGGCGGGTCGACGTCGGCGATTTCGGGCCGAGCCCCGAGCACGTCGGCCTGATGCAAAACTTCGCCGATGCGATCCTGCGCGGAACGCCGCTTGTCGCCCCGGGCGAGGAAGGCATGCTGGGCCTTTCCATTTCCAACGCGATGCATTTGTCTTCCTGGCAAGACCGCTGGGTGGAGCTGCCGCTGGACGAAAACGAATTCGAACGCCAGCTCCAGGCCCGAATCGACAATTCCGTTTATAAACGCGACGGCGTCGCCGCCGGCAAATAA